In the Acropora muricata isolate sample 2 chromosome 10, ASM3666990v1, whole genome shotgun sequence genome, one interval contains:
- the LOC136931684 gene encoding sodium/potassium/calcium exchanger 4-like has product MRRKRRSSVLLGFAASVTLFVFYAWNQNDLINEITRKPRSIAEEISDVSFTRNLLAHKTHKLKNCTPPSIEEFPNDFFNQRQRQHGAVIVNFAAAFYMFWAIAIVCDDYFVPCLEIICDKMGLQSDVAGATFMALGSSAPELFASVIGVFVTHGDIGVGTILGSAVFNVLFVIGVCGIGAGTVLYLAWWPLVRDSMFYLLSLVILMLVLMDNVVVWSEATAMVCSYSIYLVIMYFNPGIERWLYKITNTSSPEYKSDLHASNGTSNGKSEGYSKLATEEGNVSEKEKKPTTNKEETLRTEEGIPEVEKDKEPEKNKDKDEEIHIAQSFEDSGEHLAHHHENEHFRPHEVPGLTLGTPWSPPQGLWARICWLIGFPINLIYYYTIPDVKKESCQKYVGFSFVVCIIWIGVTSYILVWMVTIIGYTFMIPDTVMGLSLVAFGSSVPDCLSSLFVAQKGDGDMAVSHTVGSNVFDILLCLGIPWLVKTTVWDYDSTVVINSHGLFVSCFFILGSIAVTLLIIYWYKWVLNRKVGCVYLIFYFIFLGISIYVEMKAFAKYNPPMCVIDV; this is encoded by the exons ATGAGGCGGAAGAGACGCTCCAGTGTCCTCTTGGGATTTGCAGCTTCTGTGACACTATTTGTTTTTTATGCCTGGAACCAAAATGATCTAATCAATGAAATTACAAGAAAACCAAGATCAATAGCGGAGGAAATTTCAG ACGTGTCGTTCACAAGGAATCTTCTTGCACACAAGACCCACAAGCTAAAAAACTGCACTCCACCATCGATAGAGGAATTTCCGAATGATTTTTTCAATCAGCGTCAAAGGCAACATGGTGCTGTCATCGTTAACTTTGCAGCGGCCTTTTACATGTTCTGGGCTATTGCTATTGTATGCGACGACTATTTTGTACCTTGCCTGGAAATTATTTGTGATAAGATGGGGCTTCAATCAGATGTGGCTGGAGCGACTTTCATGGCCTTGGGAAGTTCTGCGCCCGAACTTTTCGCGTCCGTGATAG GTGTCTTCGTTACACATGGTGACATTGGAGTTGGTACCATCTTAGGCTCAGCCGTGTTCAACGTTCTCTTCGTGATTGGTGTATGTGGTATCGGTGCAGGAACG GTATTATATTTGGCTTGGTGGCCTCTTGTTAGGGACAGCATGTTTTATCTTCTTAGTCTCGTCATTCTCATGTTGGTGCTTATGGATAACGTTGTCGTCTG GTCTGAGGCAACAGCGATGGTGTGTTCCTATTCTATATATCTGGTTATCATGTACTTTAATCCTGGAATTGAGAGGTGGCTTTACAAGATAACTAACACAAGCAGCCCCGAATACAAATCCGATTTACACGCTTCAAATGGCACAAGCAATGGTAAGAGCGAAGGATATTCAAAACTTGCTACTGAAGAAGGTAACGTGTCcgagaaagaaaagaaaccaacaacaaataaagaagaaacCCTTCGAACTGAAGAGGGCATACCTGAAGTAGAAAAGGACAAGGAACCAGAGAAAAACAAGGACAAGGATGAGGAAATTCATATCGCACAATCATTTGAGG aCAGCGGGGAGCATCTCGCTCATCATCACGAAAACGAACACTTCCGACCACACGAGGTGCCCGGTCTCACCCTTGGAACACCTTGGAGTCCACCCCAGGGGCTGTGGGCTAGAATCTGCTGGCTCATCGGTTTCCCTATCAATTTAATATACTATTACACTATTCCAGATGTAAAGAAGGAATCTTGTCAGAAGTATGTGGGCTTCTCTTTTGTGGTTTGTATTATCTGGATTGGAGTAACGTCATATATCCTGGTTTGGATGGTAACAATTATCGGTTACACGTTCATGATTCCGGATACAGTTATGGGTCTTTCCCTTGTTGCCTTTGGAAGCAGTGTACCAGACTGCTTATCGAGTCTATTCGTTGCTCAAAAAG GTGACGGAGATATGGCAGTATCACACACAGTCGGCAGTAATGTCTTCGATATCCTACTCTGTCTTGGAATTCCATGGCTTGTCAAGACAACTGTATGGGACTACGACTCCACTGTTGTTATAAATAGTCACGGACTTTTTGTgtcttgtttctttattttgggTTCCATAGCTGTCACCTTGCTGATTATCTATTGGTATAAGTGGGTTTTAAATCGAAAAGTAGGATGTGTTTATCTAATATTTTACTTTATATTTCTTGGGATATCAATATACGTGGAAATGAAGGCCTTTGCCAAGTACAACCCGCCCATGTGCGTCATCGATGTTTGA